One Jeotgalibaca porci genomic region harbors:
- the tsaD gene encoding tRNA (adenosine(37)-N6)-threonylcarbamoyltransferase complex transferase subunit TsaD, whose protein sequence is MNETLILAIESSCDETSAAVIKNGSEVLSNIVASQIKSHMRFGGVVPEVASRHHVEQITQIIEAALETAGIEMADVAAVSVTEGPGLVGSLLIGVSAAKALAYAHNKPLIATNHIAGHIYANQLLGPIHFPLLALVVSGGHTELVYMPADGEFEIVGETRDDAAGEAYDKIGRVLGLPYPGGKVLDEMAHKGKDTYNFPRAMINEDNFDFSFSGLKSAVINAIHNARQKGDDLDPENVAASFQAAVVDVLVAKTIRAAKEKGIKQLLLAGGVAANKGLRQALTDAVASELPDVELIIPPLYLCGDNAAMIGAAAYTQYKAQDFASLSLNARPGLMLEK, encoded by the coding sequence GTGAACGAGACATTAATTTTAGCAATCGAAAGCAGTTGCGACGAAACGAGTGCGGCTGTAATCAAAAATGGTTCAGAGGTTCTTTCGAATATCGTCGCATCACAAATTAAAAGTCATATGCGCTTTGGCGGAGTTGTTCCCGAAGTGGCGAGCCGCCATCATGTGGAACAAATAACACAAATTATTGAGGCCGCACTCGAAACGGCCGGAATTGAAATGGCAGATGTTGCTGCTGTTTCAGTAACGGAAGGTCCGGGCTTGGTGGGATCATTACTTATTGGTGTAAGTGCGGCAAAGGCATTGGCCTATGCACACAATAAGCCATTAATTGCGACGAATCATATCGCAGGACATATCTATGCCAACCAATTATTAGGACCGATTCATTTTCCACTCTTGGCATTAGTTGTGAGCGGTGGACATACGGAATTAGTTTACATGCCAGCTGACGGCGAGTTCGAAATCGTGGGTGAAACACGAGACGATGCCGCGGGAGAAGCCTATGATAAAATCGGGCGCGTGTTGGGACTACCGTATCCTGGTGGGAAAGTGTTGGATGAAATGGCTCATAAAGGGAAAGATACTTACAACTTCCCACGGGCAATGATAAATGAAGACAACTTTGATTTCAGCTTCAGTGGTCTGAAGAGTGCCGTTATCAATGCAATTCATAATGCACGTCAAAAAGGTGACGATTTGGATCCTGAAAACGTAGCAGCAAGTTTCCAAGCAGCTGTTGTCGATGTGCTGGTCGCGAAAACCATTCGTGCTGCGAAAGAAAAAGGAATCAAGCAATTGTTGTTGGCAGGAGGCGTTGCTGCTAATAAAGGACTTCGCCAGGCATTGACAGATGCAGTTGCCAGTGAACTCCCTGATGTTGAATTAATTATTCCACCACTTTATTTATGCGGTGATAATGCAGCAATGATTGGTGCTGCTGCCTATACGCAATATAAAGCACAAGACTTCGCAAGTCTGAGTCTGAATGCAAGACCGGGCCTCATGCTCGAAAAATAA